One genomic region from Sulfuriflexus mobilis encodes:
- a CDS encoding CsiV family protein, which produces MAIKTLTYTLFTGLLGIIAVSLVHAAPQAKDAPRWFQVELIVFEPIQPVATGEVWPVLKPDEQTGAEVIELAPPLQPVVRQGNPRAFQLLNPAEFAMTDLDEKLLNSRQYRVLGHIAWRQPTVERAESRAVHVHAGLMQDITQVQASRPTQVLNTLPDPLEQADSAGTKRRFDGTITLSLSRYLHLEADITYYNPDVYLAEQIAQQNIDAPTIEYFRLQESRRMRSTEIHYIDHPYFGIIALITPFEHEGQ; this is translated from the coding sequence ATGGCTATCAAAACCCTGACATACACCCTGTTTACCGGCCTGCTGGGCATCATTGCCGTCAGTCTCGTGCATGCGGCCCCCCAGGCCAAGGATGCGCCACGCTGGTTCCAGGTGGAACTGATTGTCTTCGAGCCCATCCAGCCTGTAGCAACCGGCGAGGTCTGGCCCGTGCTGAAGCCCGACGAACAGACAGGCGCCGAGGTCATAGAGCTGGCGCCGCCGTTGCAGCCTGTCGTTCGCCAGGGCAACCCGCGTGCCTTTCAGTTGCTCAACCCGGCCGAGTTTGCCATGACCGATCTCGACGAGAAACTGCTAAACAGCAGGCAGTACCGTGTCCTCGGGCATATTGCCTGGCGGCAACCCACCGTAGAGCGGGCCGAGTCACGCGCCGTGCATGTGCATGCTGGCCTGATGCAGGACATCACACAGGTACAGGCAAGCAGGCCGACTCAGGTGTTAAACACCCTCCCCGACCCCCTCGAACAGGCCGATAGTGCGGGGACAAAAAGGCGCTTTGATGGCACTATCACCCTAAGCCTCTCGCGCTACCTGCACCTCGAGGCAGATATCACTTATTACAATCCGGACGTGTATCTCGCTGAACAGATTGCCCAGCAGAATATCGATGCCCCCACTATCGAATACTTCAGACTGCAGGAATCACGCCGCATGCGCAGCACCGAAATCCACTATATCGACCACCCCTACTTCGGCATCATTGCCCTGATCACGCCTTTTGAACATGAAGGGCAGTAA
- the mfd gene encoding transcription-repair coupling factor produces MDTFEYRSLLDIRPPRSAGERQQWGRLYGSSTGLALALAAQRHDGPVIAITTDTPAASRLEQAVKVFLSKAKDTPVMHFPDWETLPYDVFSPHQDIISQRLETLNRLPTLEHGIVILPVATLMHHLTPPGYVGQHSLMFDVGDKVDLAALRGRLEQSGYLCVPQVLDHGDFAVRGSLIDLFPMGSKAPYRIDLFDDEIESIRHFDPETQRSLDQVEAIHLLPAREYPLDEDGITRFRQGFRQRFDINPNTVPLYRDVSQGIASAGIEYYLPMFFDEMASLFDYLPDNSLLCCVDDIATAAEQFHEEAEARYESARYDLERPILEPEQLFLSADSLLADINRFPSANLHHVEIETAETHTNFATSASVSLSLNARASDPAATLRGFIDKFDGRILFAAESAGRRELILETLGHYNIRPSQVTGWQGFLDSDSPLAITIAPLEQGLMLESPAIAVICESQLFGEQVRQTRRRRKARQDSDAIIRNLTELNEGSPVVHEEHGVGRYLGLQTLDMGGIEQEFLTLEYAGHDKLYVPVSSLQLISRYMGSAPEQAPLHKLGTETWSKAKRRASERARDVAAELLDIYARRAARKGHAYPAPDEQYTAFSASFPFEETIDQENAIHDVIHDMTREQPMDRLICGDVGFGKTEVAMRAAFLATQGGKQVAVLVPTTLLAQQHYENFRDRFADWPVQIEVLSRFRSGKQLNDSITSLASGHLDIVIGTHKLLQRDIKFKNLGLVIIDEEHRFGVRQKDTFKALRAEVDVLTLTATPIPRTLNMALSQIRDLSVIATPPTNRLSIKTFVREWDDGLLREACLREIKRGGQIYFLHNEVKSIEKIQKQLAELVPEASIRIAHGQMRERELEQVMLDFYHQRFNVLLCTTIIETGIDIPSANTIIMNRADKFGLAQLYQLRGRVGRSHHRAYAYLIRPERRAMTADAMKRLEALESMEDLGTGFMLATHDLEIRGAGELLGDEQSGQIHEIGFSMYTELLERAVAALRSGKQPELDKPLHAGTEISLRLPALIPDEYLPDVHLRLIMYKRIANAGDKDDLRELQVEMIDRFGLLPPPVKNLFRVTELKLLATPLGIKKIDAGPNGARVIFEAEPNIDPMKIITLIQTQSQRYRFDGKQTLRINQDSEDEERADMLEALLDTLVDKDAA; encoded by the coding sequence ATGGATACTTTCGAATACCGCAGTTTGCTTGACATACGCCCACCCCGTTCAGCCGGCGAAAGGCAACAATGGGGCAGGCTCTACGGCAGCAGCACCGGTCTGGCCCTGGCCCTGGCCGCGCAACGCCATGATGGCCCGGTGATCGCCATTACCACCGACACCCCGGCCGCCAGCCGGCTGGAACAGGCCGTAAAGGTCTTTCTCAGCAAGGCAAAAGATACCCCGGTCATGCATTTCCCGGACTGGGAGACCCTGCCCTATGATGTGTTCTCCCCCCATCAGGACATCATCTCGCAACGCCTGGAGACCCTGAACCGCCTGCCGACACTTGAACACGGCATCGTCATCCTGCCGGTCGCGACCCTCATGCACCACCTGACGCCCCCCGGTTACGTCGGACAGCACAGCCTCATGTTTGATGTCGGTGACAAGGTTGACCTCGCTGCCCTGCGTGGCCGCCTCGAGCAATCCGGCTACCTGTGCGTGCCGCAGGTTCTCGACCACGGGGATTTTGCCGTACGCGGCAGCCTTATTGACCTGTTCCCGATGGGCAGCAAGGCACCCTACCGTATCGACCTGTTCGATGACGAAATCGAATCCATCCGCCACTTCGACCCCGAGACACAGCGTTCTCTCGACCAGGTCGAGGCGATTCATTTATTACCCGCGCGCGAATACCCGCTGGATGAAGACGGCATCACACGCTTCCGCCAGGGTTTTCGCCAGCGCTTCGATATCAACCCGAACACTGTCCCCCTGTATCGAGATGTCAGCCAGGGCATTGCCTCAGCAGGCATCGAGTATTACCTGCCGATGTTTTTCGACGAGATGGCCAGCCTGTTCGACTACCTGCCCGACAACAGCTTGCTTTGTTGTGTCGATGATATTGCCACTGCGGCCGAGCAATTCCACGAAGAGGCAGAGGCCCGCTACGAGTCGGCACGTTACGATCTGGAACGCCCCATCCTTGAACCGGAACAATTATTCCTCTCTGCAGACAGCTTGCTCGCAGACATTAATCGTTTCCCCTCGGCAAACCTGCATCACGTGGAGATCGAAACGGCAGAGACACACACCAACTTTGCCACCAGCGCCAGTGTTTCACTCAGTCTGAATGCGCGCGCCAGTGATCCGGCCGCCACCCTGCGTGGATTTATCGACAAGTTTGATGGCCGTATCCTGTTTGCGGCCGAATCTGCCGGGCGACGGGAGTTGATCCTGGAAACCCTCGGTCACTACAACATACGGCCCAGCCAGGTCACGGGCTGGCAAGGCTTCCTCGACAGCGATAGCCCACTGGCGATCACCATCGCGCCGCTGGAACAGGGACTGATGCTGGAGTCGCCCGCGATTGCGGTGATTTGTGAATCACAGTTGTTCGGTGAACAGGTTCGCCAGACACGCCGACGTCGCAAGGCCAGGCAAGACAGTGATGCAATTATCAGGAACCTCACCGAACTCAATGAGGGGTCCCCGGTCGTGCATGAAGAACATGGTGTGGGGCGTTACCTTGGCCTGCAAACGCTTGACATGGGCGGTATCGAACAGGAATTCCTGACACTCGAATATGCGGGCCATGACAAACTCTATGTGCCGGTATCCTCACTGCAGCTAATCAGTCGTTATATGGGTAGCGCCCCGGAACAGGCGCCCCTGCATAAACTTGGTACCGAGACCTGGTCAAAGGCCAAGCGCAGGGCCAGTGAACGCGCCCGTGACGTTGCCGCCGAACTGCTGGATATCTATGCACGCCGTGCCGCACGCAAGGGCCACGCCTACCCTGCGCCCGATGAGCAATACACGGCCTTTTCCGCCAGTTTCCCCTTCGAGGAAACCATTGACCAGGAAAATGCGATCCATGATGTCATTCATGACATGACGCGGGAACAACCCATGGACAGGTTGATCTGTGGTGATGTCGGCTTCGGCAAGACCGAGGTCGCCATGCGCGCCGCCTTTCTCGCCACCCAGGGTGGCAAACAGGTGGCCGTACTGGTGCCCACTACCTTGCTGGCACAGCAACACTACGAAAACTTCCGTGACCGCTTTGCCGACTGGCCGGTGCAGATCGAGGTGCTGTCACGTTTCCGTTCCGGCAAGCAATTGAACGACTCCATCACCTCGCTGGCCAGCGGTCATCTCGATATCGTTATCGGCACACACAAGCTGTTACAGCGTGACATCAAGTTCAAGAACCTCGGCCTTGTCATCATTGATGAGGAACATCGCTTTGGTGTCCGCCAGAAAGACACGTTCAAGGCCCTGCGTGCCGAGGTCGATGTCCTGACCCTGACCGCCACACCGATACCACGCACACTGAATATGGCCCTGTCACAGATCCGTGACCTCTCCGTGATCGCCACACCACCGACCAACCGCCTGTCGATCAAGACCTTTGTTCGCGAATGGGATGATGGTCTGTTACGCGAGGCCTGTCTGCGCGAGATCAAACGCGGTGGACAGATCTACTTCCTGCATAATGAGGTCAAGAGCATCGAGAAGATCCAGAAACAACTCGCCGAACTCGTGCCCGAGGCCAGTATCCGTATCGCCCACGGCCAGATGCGTGAACGTGAACTGGAACAGGTCATGCTCGACTTCTATCACCAGCGCTTTAACGTGCTGCTGTGTACGACGATTATTGAAACCGGCATCGATATCCCGAGTGCCAACACCATCATCATGAACCGTGCCGACAAGTTCGGACTCGCCCAGCTTTATCAGTTACGTGGTCGTGTCGGCCGTTCGCATCACCGTGCCTATGCCTATTTAATCCGCCCCGAGCGTCGTGCCATGACAGCCGATGCGATGAAACGCCTCGAGGCACTCGAGTCGATGGAAGACCTCGGCACCGGCTTTATGCTCGCCACGCATGACCTCGAGATCCGTGGTGCCGGTGAATTGCTCGGCGATGAACAAAGTGGCCAGATCCACGAGATCGGTTTCTCCATGTACACGGAACTACTGGAACGTGCGGTTGCCGCCTTGCGCTCGGGCAAACAACCGGAACTCGACAAACCCCTGCATGCCGGTACCGAGATCAGCCTGCGCCTGCCCGCGCTGATCCCGGATGAATACCTGCCCGATGTGCACCTGCGCCTGATTATGTACAAGCGTATCGCCAATGCCGGCGACAAGGATGACCTGCGCGAACTGCAGGTGGAAATGATCGATCGTTTTGGCCTGTTGCCGCCCCCGGTGAAAAACCTGTTCCGTGTCACCGAGTTAAAGCTGCTGGCCACACCCCTGGGCATTAAAAAAATCGATGCCGGCCCGAATGGCGCACGTGTGATCTTCGAGGCTGAACCAAATATTGACCCGATGAAAATCATTACCCTGATCCAGACACAGAGCCAACGCTACCGATTTGATGGCAAGCAGACCCTGCGTATCAACCAGGATAGTGAAGACGAGGAACGTGCCGATATGCTCGAAGCGCTTTTGGATACCCTCGTCGACAAGGATGCGGCATAA
- a CDS encoding TetR/AcrR family transcriptional regulator, with product MLKPRQADLTRHQLLQSAMHEIHQHGFQGASLSRILDNTGLTKGALYHHFPNKLALGYAVVDELLAMYMQSVWLEPLASGDDPLHAIEQAITTTWTEHGRELLRLGCPINNLSQEMSPLDEGFRIRIDSLYAAWQQALEQGLRRGRQAGHLRSNLDIPQTAIFIMAAIEGCFGLAKNRQSESAMQVCSAGLYAYLQSLRAE from the coding sequence ATGTTAAAACCACGCCAGGCAGACCTGACCCGTCACCAGCTCCTGCAGTCGGCCATGCACGAGATCCACCAGCATGGCTTTCAGGGTGCCAGCCTGTCTCGCATCCTCGACAACACGGGCCTGACAAAGGGCGCATTGTACCATCACTTTCCCAACAAACTGGCACTCGGCTACGCCGTGGTGGACGAGTTGTTGGCCATGTACATGCAATCTGTATGGCTGGAGCCGCTGGCAAGCGGCGATGACCCGCTGCACGCCATCGAACAGGCCATAACCACGACCTGGACGGAGCACGGCCGGGAATTACTCCGCTTGGGTTGCCCGATAAACAACCTCTCGCAGGAGATGTCACCGCTGGACGAGGGCTTTCGTATTCGTATTGATAGCCTGTACGCGGCCTGGCAGCAGGCCCTGGAGCAGGGCTTACGGCGGGGACGGCAGGCCGGGCACCTGCGCAGTAATCTCGATATCCCGCAAACCGCGATATTTATCATGGCGGCCATCGAGGGCTGTTTCGGTCTGGCCAAGAACCGGCAGAGTGAGTCGGCCATGCAGGTCTGCTCGGCCGGTCTGTATGCTTACCTGCAAAGCCTGCGCGCAGAATAA
- a CDS encoding efflux RND transporter permease subunit encodes MKERYSQWILQHRFVVIVLALLAVAVMASGVRNLYFTTDYRVFFSKENPQLKAFEALQDTYSKNDNILFVIAPKDKQVFGRETLAVLEELTAAAWQIPYSNRVDSITNFQHTRAEGDDLVVEDLVMDASRLSDEQLHSIKRIALNEPLLLDRLISPSAEVTGVNVILQLPGKAQHLEVPEASQFAAEIAERLRKQHPDIDIYMTGMVTMNNAFSQASQKDIKTLIPFMFLAVIVILTILLRSFSAIFVTVVVILLSIISAMGLTGWIGIGLSPPTTSAPTIILTIAVANCVHILMTFLQVLRGSHDKRQSMHESLRVNFQPVFLTSLTTTMGFMSMNFSDAPPFRDLGNIVAMGVVVSFFLSVTLLPACMTLLPVRPSRQSDPGRWMKNFAEFVIVQRNRLVIFMLALIVLLVAFIPRNELNDEYVKYFDTSIDFRRDTDFATQNLTGIYIIEYSLSAGESGAIAEPEYLRRLEAFANWYRQQDEVLHVNVLTDTMKRLNKNMHADAEEWYRLPDERTLAAQYLLLYELSLPYGLDLNNQINVDKSATRMVVSLKSLSTNELLAIEKRAQDWMTANLPADMRSEGASSSIMFAYIGERNIRSMLLGTTVALILISLVLVIALKSIKIGLISMIPNLVPAAMAFGLWGILVGEVGLALSVVTGMTLGIVVDDTVHFLSKYLRARRENNMSPEDAVRFAFANVGMALWATSVALVAGFLVLSLSAFKLNSGMGLLTAITISFALMADFLFLPPLLMKLEGKSHAQDIRTAAKPGSV; translated from the coding sequence ATGAAGGAACGTTATAGCCAGTGGATATTGCAACACCGATTCGTTGTCATCGTCCTGGCCCTGCTCGCCGTAGCGGTGATGGCGAGCGGGGTACGCAACCTCTACTTTACAACCGACTATCGCGTTTTTTTCAGTAAGGAAAATCCGCAACTGAAGGCCTTTGAGGCCCTGCAGGATACCTATAGCAAGAATGACAATATTCTCTTTGTTATCGCACCGAAGGATAAACAGGTCTTTGGTCGTGAAACACTGGCGGTGCTTGAAGAACTGACCGCAGCGGCCTGGCAGATCCCATACTCCAACCGCGTCGACTCGATCACAAATTTTCAGCATACCCGTGCCGAGGGCGACGACCTGGTCGTTGAAGACCTGGTTATGGATGCCAGCCGACTCTCTGACGAGCAATTGCATTCGATTAAACGCATTGCACTGAATGAACCCTTGTTACTGGACCGCCTGATTTCACCAAGCGCCGAGGTCACCGGGGTGAACGTGATCCTGCAATTGCCAGGCAAGGCCCAGCACCTCGAGGTACCCGAGGCCTCGCAGTTTGCCGCAGAGATCGCCGAGCGTTTGCGCAAGCAACATCCGGATATAGATATTTATATGACCGGCATGGTGACCATGAACAATGCCTTTTCGCAGGCCAGCCAGAAAGACATCAAGACCCTGATACCCTTTATGTTCCTTGCGGTGATCGTGATATTGACGATCCTGCTGCGAAGTTTCTCGGCAATCTTTGTCACCGTCGTGGTGATTTTGCTTTCGATTATTTCGGCCATGGGGCTCACCGGCTGGATCGGCATTGGCCTGTCACCGCCGACGACCTCGGCACCAACCATCATTCTGACCATCGCCGTGGCAAATTGTGTGCATATCCTCATGACCTTCCTACAGGTATTGCGGGGCTCGCATGACAAACGCCAGTCCATGCATGAAAGTTTGCGGGTCAACTTTCAACCGGTATTTCTGACCAGCCTGACCACGACAATGGGCTTTATGTCGATGAACTTCAGTGATGCGCCACCGTTTCGCGACCTGGGTAATATCGTCGCGATGGGTGTGGTCGTGTCTTTTTTCCTCTCGGTGACCCTGTTACCCGCCTGCATGACCTTGTTGCCGGTGAGGCCCAGCAGACAGTCTGACCCGGGTCGGTGGATGAAAAACTTTGCCGAGTTTGTCATCGTGCAACGCAATCGCCTGGTAATTTTTATGCTGGCGCTGATTGTATTGCTGGTGGCCTTTATTCCGCGCAATGAACTTAATGATGAGTATGTAAAATATTTCGACACCTCGATCGATTTTCGCCGTGACACCGACTTTGCCACGCAAAACCTCACCGGTATTTACATTATCGAATACTCTCTTTCGGCCGGTGAAAGCGGGGCGATTGCTGAACCGGAATACCTGCGCCGACTCGAGGCCTTTGCCAACTGGTACCGTCAGCAGGATGAGGTCCTGCATGTGAATGTGCTGACCGATACCATGAAGCGGCTGAACAAGAACATGCATGCTGATGCAGAGGAATGGTATCGTCTGCCGGATGAAAGAACGTTGGCAGCACAATATCTGCTGCTGTATGAATTGTCATTGCCATACGGGCTGGACCTGAACAACCAGATCAATGTCGACAAGTCAGCCACGCGTATGGTGGTGAGTTTGAAAAGCCTGTCAACGAACGAATTACTTGCCATCGAGAAACGCGCGCAGGACTGGATGACGGCCAACCTGCCAGCGGACATGCGTAGTGAGGGCGCCAGTTCCTCTATCATGTTTGCCTATATCGGTGAGCGGAATATCCGCAGCATGTTACTGGGCACGACCGTAGCCCTGATCCTTATTTCGTTGGTACTCGTTATCGCCCTGAAATCGATCAAGATCGGCCTTATTAGTATGATCCCCAATCTGGTGCCGGCGGCCATGGCCTTCGGCCTGTGGGGGATACTGGTCGGCGAGGTTGGTCTGGCCCTGTCGGTGGTAACCGGTATGACGCTGGGCATTGTGGTTGATGATACCGTACACTTTTTAAGCAAGTACCTGCGCGCACGTCGCGAGAATAATATGTCGCCAGAGGATGCCGTACGTTTTGCCTTTGCCAATGTCGGCATGGCCCTGTGGGCGACCTCGGTGGCCCTGGTGGCGGGATTCCTGGTCCTGTCCTTATCGGCCTTCAAGCTGAATTCCGGTATGGGCCTGTTAACCGCGATCACCATCAGCTTTGCTTTAATGGCAGATTTTTTGTTCCTGCCCCCCTTACTCATGAAACTCGAAGGAAAATCCCATGCACAGGATATTCGTACTGCTGCTAAGCCTGGTTCTGTCTGA
- a CDS encoding outer membrane lipoprotein-sorting protein yields MHRIFVLLLSLVLSELVLAQTPEQQGLEIAQEGDRRDSGFVDSRADLTMLLKNRHGDESLRHIRIRTLEVEGDGDKSMSIFDKPFDVKGTAFLSYSHKTGSDDQWLYLPALKRVKRIASRNKSGSFMGSEFAYEDISSQEVEKYTYKYLRDEACGERECFVIERYPVDEYSGYTRQVAWIDKQEYRPAKIIFYDRKNALLKTLVYNNYNQYLGRYWRAEKMFMENHQTGKSTLLTWTNYKFANAFTDRDFDRNSLKRAR; encoded by the coding sequence ATGCACAGGATATTCGTACTGCTGCTAAGCCTGGTTCTGTCTGAACTGGTTCTGGCTCAAACACCAGAGCAACAAGGACTTGAGATTGCGCAAGAGGGTGACCGGCGTGACAGCGGCTTTGTTGACTCAAGGGCGGATCTGACCATGTTGTTAAAAAACCGGCATGGTGACGAAAGTCTGCGACATATTCGTATCCGCACCCTGGAGGTGGAAGGCGATGGCGACAAGAGCATGTCGATCTTTGACAAACCCTTTGACGTCAAGGGGACGGCCTTTCTGTCTTATTCGCATAAGACAGGTTCAGACGATCAGTGGTTATATCTTCCTGCCCTGAAGCGTGTCAAACGTATAGCCTCGCGCAACAAGTCAGGTTCATTTATGGGTAGCGAGTTTGCCTATGAAGACATTTCTTCGCAGGAAGTGGAAAAATACACCTACAAATACCTGCGTGACGAGGCCTGTGGCGAGCGTGAATGTTTTGTTATTGAACGTTACCCGGTAGATGAATACTCGGGCTATACGCGACAAGTGGCCTGGATCGACAAGCAGGAATATCGTCCGGCCAAGATCATCTTCTATGACAGGAAGAATGCGCTCCTCAAGACCCTGGTCTATAACAATTATAACCAGTACCTTGGGCGTTACTGGCGTGCAGAAAAAATGTTCATGGAAAATCATCAAACCGGCAAAAGCACCTTGCTGACCTGGACGAATTATAAATTCGCCAATGCCTTTACGGATAGGGACTTTGATCGTAACAGCCTCAAGCGCGCACGCTAG